From Leptospira sp. WS58.C1, one genomic window encodes:
- a CDS encoding alanine racemase produces the protein MYRKGSNQGLLWIFAVILLLIVFIKPKDNGAAYTSYFKDLNTELKENGPGKPIVLLDLDRLDSNLKLLKEKIKPPLSYRIVVKSLPSIDLLKYIVNATGSKRLMVFHSGDIIMLLNDPEFQKFDILLGKPMPIAALAEIYSKTKKEHFQNVQWLVDTSYRVEQYLDFAKKKDLNLKLSLEIDIGLHRGGFAKPEDSFAALELLQKNPKNVELSGYMGYEPHVASVPVIFENKTSAMEKSLKNSLEIYSDFIKLGKEKFPALYRKELVFNGGGSKTYRFYQKNPGVVNDVSLGSALVKPTDFDVESLEEHSPAVYIATPVLKKLEGTKIPFLESLSFLFPIWNPNQEVTYFIYGGAFSAKKESPKGLEDNSLFGSSTNQSILTGSRATSLDPDDHVFFRPTQSEKVMAEMGEIHLLRSGKLIGTWKTFIN, from the coding sequence ATGTATAGAAAAGGGTCTAATCAAGGACTACTTTGGATATTTGCAGTTATTCTTTTGCTGATCGTTTTTATAAAACCGAAAGACAACGGAGCCGCTTATACTTCTTATTTTAAGGACCTAAACACAGAGCTCAAAGAAAATGGACCCGGAAAACCGATCGTATTACTCGATTTGGATCGTTTGGATTCCAATCTAAAACTTCTGAAAGAAAAAATCAAACCCCCTCTATCTTACAGAATCGTCGTAAAATCTCTCCCTTCTATAGATCTACTTAAGTATATCGTCAATGCCACAGGTTCCAAACGACTGATGGTTTTCCATTCCGGCGATATCATCATGTTATTAAATGATCCTGAATTCCAAAAATTTGATATTCTTTTGGGAAAACCGATGCCGATCGCCGCTTTGGCGGAAATATATTCCAAAACGAAAAAAGAACATTTTCAAAATGTACAATGGCTGGTGGATACTTCCTATCGAGTGGAACAATATTTAGATTTTGCAAAGAAGAAGGATCTAAATTTAAAACTTAGTTTAGAGATCGATATAGGTTTGCATAGAGGGGGATTTGCGAAACCGGAAGATTCTTTTGCAGCGTTAGAGCTCCTCCAAAAAAATCCTAAGAACGTAGAGCTTTCCGGTTATATGGGTTATGAACCTCATGTAGCTTCCGTTCCGGTCATCTTCGAAAATAAGACCTCGGCTATGGAAAAGTCCCTTAAAAATTCCTTAGAGATATATTCCGATTTTATAAAATTAGGAAAAGAAAAGTTCCCGGCTTTGTACCGAAAAGAATTGGTATTTAATGGGGGAGGGAGTAAAACCTACCGCTTTTACCAAAAAAATCCTGGAGTAGTCAACGATGTATCCTTAGGTTCCGCTTTGGTAAAACCTACCGATTTCGATGTGGAAAGTTTAGAAGAACATAGCCCTGCCGTGTATATAGCAACTCCGGTTCTGAAAAAGTTAGAAGGAACCAAAATCCCTTTCTTAGAATCTTTGTCTTTTCTATTCCCGATCTGGAATCCGAACCAAGAAGTGACCTACTTCATTTATGGAGGAGCCTTCTCCGCTAAAAAAGAATCTCCTAAAGGACTCGAGGATAATTCCTTATTCGGTTCAAGCACCAACCAAAGTATTTTAACCGGATCCCGGGCGACTTCTTTAGACCCCGACGATCATGTATTTTTTAGGCCTACTCAAAGTGAAAAGGTAATGGCGGAAATGGGAGAGATCCATTTGTTACGTTCCGGTAAATTGATCGGTACTTGGAAAACTTTTATCAATTGA
- a CDS encoding MFS transporter, whose amino-acid sequence MKNQTLSHSRMAGYASAEVGITAVETMAQIYLLDFYVSTVGLKPSLFGLAMLITILWDAISDPIMGYISDRTGFVNGRRRPYILVGGFLLGLGATFLFTPPELETQGLKFLYLVIVYFFTNTFMTMIAVPHISLGGEMSFTPGERNQIFGWRLFFANLGLLSGLLLPAIWVAYGKNGFSSRSYSSATIWVLLCFVSYLSYFFTKGRDFPYQRTVTHKISIAENIRSFFRSAVFILKNRYFLPLLLAFIVATAARTLNSSLGLLYYKERLLLEDSQVVIRILLPFVFFLTISIPLWVYLAKKFGKKRPAFWGSFFLGILTIVLYPILPQGSYEAPLIAAFFGGLFAGSILLFDSLVADVVDYDELLTGEKREGAYFGFWKMATKVIRALGFAFLGFLLEAIGYQAGAQTQNAELGWRITVLFGPVVGGLFVLASLIFTKMGLTSEVHAKIQELLSRKKNIQKRRSSGVPAG is encoded by the coding sequence ATGAAAAATCAAACCTTATCACATTCTAGAATGGCAGGTTATGCTTCCGCAGAAGTAGGTATTACCGCGGTGGAAACTATGGCCCAGATCTATCTTCTGGATTTTTATGTTTCCACCGTAGGATTAAAACCTTCTCTTTTCGGTTTGGCAATGCTTATCACAATTTTATGGGATGCGATCAGTGATCCTATTATGGGATATATCTCCGATCGAACCGGTTTTGTAAACGGAAGACGACGTCCTTATATTCTAGTAGGAGGATTTTTACTCGGATTAGGCGCTACCTTTCTTTTCACTCCTCCTGAGTTAGAAACTCAAGGTCTTAAGTTTTTGTATTTGGTAATCGTTTACTTTTTTACGAATACATTCATGACCATGATCGCAGTCCCTCATATCAGTTTAGGGGGAGAGATGAGTTTTACCCCCGGAGAAAGGAATCAGATCTTCGGTTGGAGATTGTTTTTTGCGAATCTAGGCCTTTTATCCGGATTGCTACTTCCTGCAATTTGGGTCGCTTACGGAAAGAATGGATTTAGTTCCAGAAGTTATTCTTCTGCGACTATCTGGGTCTTATTATGTTTTGTATCTTATTTATCTTATTTTTTCACCAAAGGGAGAGATTTTCCGTACCAAAGAACCGTTACTCATAAAATTTCCATCGCCGAAAATATTCGATCTTTCTTCCGATCGGCGGTCTTTATATTAAAAAATCGATATTTTTTACCTCTTCTTTTGGCGTTTATCGTGGCGACGGCTGCCAGGACTTTAAATTCTTCCTTGGGACTTTTGTATTATAAGGAAAGATTGCTGCTCGAGGACTCTCAGGTGGTGATACGTATCCTTCTTCCTTTTGTATTTTTTCTTACGATCTCAATTCCTCTTTGGGTATACTTAGCAAAAAAATTCGGTAAAAAAAGACCTGCGTTCTGGGGGAGTTTTTTTCTAGGCATTTTGACAATCGTCTTATACCCTATCTTGCCTCAGGGATCTTATGAGGCTCCTTTGATTGCTGCGTTTTTTGGCGGGTTATTTGCAGGGTCCATTCTTCTTTTCGATTCTTTGGTGGCGGATGTAGTCGATTATGACGAACTTCTAACGGGAGAAAAAAGAGAGGGGGCCTATTTCGGATTTTGGAAGATGGCGACGAAGGTCATCAGAGCCCTAGGGTTTGCATTTTTAGGATTTCTCTTGGAAGCGATTGGATACCAAGCAGGAGCGCAAACACAGAACGCCGAATTAGGTTGGAGAATTACGGTCCTATTCGGGCCTGTGGTGGGAGGTCTGTTCGTTTTGGCATCTTTGATCTTTACTAAAATGGGTCTGACTAGCGAAGTACATGCAAAGATCCAGGAACTTTTATCAAGAAAAAAGAATATTCAAAAAAGAAGAAGTTCCGGCGTTCCGGCCGGATAG
- a CDS encoding tyrosine-type recombinase/integrase, whose amino-acid sequence MIETEVPKKNKSSFEKLVKVIRQRNYKKATEYTYLRYNLDFLLFADKPAEKVVTKDIEKYIEYLRKKKVSSSTIQINISSLKMFFEEVLDMNVFEDFRRPAREYKTPKVLNQKEITLLLETASESPRSHLLCALAYFGGLRVGEIIRLKWGQFDLSKKTIKVDSPIPTQNRTVVMDGELQKILKKFEKEVGTEKSSYLFPGKYQGTHLTSRNVERLVGDLAKSAGIKNQVTLFTLRHSRAIHQLAEGKSLEDIREFLGHKSLATTESYLPIRKNLRPQVRQKHIQDALKEIKKKYRY is encoded by the coding sequence ATGATAGAAACGGAGGTCCCGAAGAAGAATAAATCTTCCTTCGAGAAACTAGTAAAGGTAATTCGGCAAAGAAATTATAAGAAGGCAACCGAATACACTTACCTAAGATATAATTTAGACTTTCTTTTGTTTGCGGATAAACCCGCTGAAAAAGTAGTCACAAAGGATATCGAAAAGTACATAGAATATTTAAGGAAGAAGAAGGTTTCCTCTTCCACTATTCAGATCAATATCAGTTCTTTAAAAATGTTTTTTGAAGAAGTTCTGGATATGAACGTATTCGAAGATTTCAGAAGACCTGCGAGAGAGTATAAAACTCCCAAGGTCCTAAACCAAAAAGAGATCACGCTTCTTTTAGAAACGGCATCGGAGTCTCCTAGATCACATCTTCTCTGCGCATTAGCCTATTTTGGAGGCTTACGAGTGGGAGAGATTATTCGTTTAAAATGGGGGCAATTCGATCTTTCTAAAAAGACGATCAAAGTAGATTCTCCTATCCCTACTCAAAACAGAACGGTTGTAATGGACGGAGAATTACAAAAGATCTTGAAAAAATTCGAAAAGGAAGTTGGGACAGAAAAAAGTTCTTATTTATTCCCTGGAAAATACCAAGGTACACATTTGACTTCCAGGAACGTAGAACGTTTAGTAGGCGATCTGGCAAAGTCCGCCGGGATCAAAAATCAAGTTACCTTATTCACTCTCAGGCATAGCAGGGCCATCCACCAATTGGCGGAAGGGAAAAGTTTAGAGGATATCAGAGAGTTTTTAGGTCATAAAAGTCTTGCAACTACGGAAAGTTATCTTCCTATCCGCAAGAACCTAAGACCTCAGGTGAGACAAAAACATATCCAAGACGCTCTAAAAGAAATTAAGAAGAAATACAGATACTGA
- a CDS encoding shikimate kinase has protein sequence MKNIALIGPRGVGKSKISRKLSKLTGKPVISTDMIAVYLTGGVSIPDFVKSHSGNWKPFRDLEFQILKQVSGSQNLILDCGGGILFDQDDSGKEIVSERKTNLLKETAFVISLSRKSEYLVEKIQNDPTRPPLSSVLSYKTILESRLPQYRAHSDIQIALDDRSTEEVCEEILRRSGWT, from the coding sequence TTGAAAAACATCGCCCTGATCGGCCCTAGAGGTGTCGGAAAATCCAAAATCTCCCGTAAACTTTCCAAACTCACAGGCAAACCGGTCATCTCCACAGACATGATAGCTGTTTACCTAACAGGCGGTGTATCCATTCCGGATTTCGTAAAATCACATTCCGGAAATTGGAAACCTTTCCGTGACCTAGAATTCCAGATCCTAAAACAAGTATCAGGATCGCAAAATCTGATCTTGGATTGTGGAGGTGGGATCTTATTCGACCAAGACGATTCCGGCAAAGAGATTGTAAGCGAAAGAAAGACCAATCTTCTAAAAGAAACCGCATTTGTGATCTCTCTATCCCGAAAATCCGAATACTTAGTGGAGAAAATCCAGAACGATCCTACCCGTCCTCCTTTAAGTTCCGTTCTATCTTATAAAACGATTTTAGAATCCAGACTACCACAATATAGAGCTCATTCGGATATCCAGATTGCCTTAGATGACCGCAGCACGGAAGAAGTTTGCGAAGAAATCCTACGCAGATCCGGATGGACTTAG